Proteins found in one Salvia splendens isolate huo1 chromosome 10, SspV2, whole genome shotgun sequence genomic segment:
- the LOC121750208 gene encoding oxidation resistance protein 1-like isoform X1, with translation MHVIRDKVYDKLSSFFSDSQTSNEVVDQEPEARLHAKNGKSPSSMLSFLPSASFSWNRPNEQANGVTSTGSQSFQWRSKSFSLKDKPLDRTESYDDFQKENSGHGSVRSQNLDSFGSQLENSVPDAERSTSSGSSSDTFEDVFTPHSFEKSLPSFVDESVFISPDLYEFLEASLPNIVKGCQWALLYSTARHGISLNTLIRKSADLNGPSLLISGDKKGAVFGGLFDCPLKATSKRKYQGTSQSFVFTTIYGESRLFRATGANRYFYLCLNDLIAFGGGASFALRLNEDLLSGTSGPCETFGNSCLAHDQEFVLKDVELWGFTHASQYLT, from the exons GCCAGGTTGCATGCTAAGAATGGAAAGTCGCCGTCTTCTATGCTTTCCTTTCTCCCCTCAGCCAGTTTCAGCTGGAACCGACCAAATGAGCAAGCTAACGGAGTTACGTCTACTGGTTCACAGTCGTTTCAATGGAGAAGTAAAAGTTTTTCTCTGAAAGATAAACCCTTGGATAGGACAGAAAGCTATGATgattttcaaaaagaaaatagtggACATGGCTCAGTGAGGAGCCAGAATCTTGATTCATTTGGCAGCCAATTAGAAAATTCAGTACCTGATGCTGAGAGAAGCACTAGTAGTGGCTCTAGCTCTGATACATTTGAAGATGTCTTTACGCCACATAGTTTTGAGAAGTCCTTGCCCAGCTTTGTCGATGAATCTGTGTTCATCTCTCCAGATTTATATGAGTTCCTCGAGGCATCACTCCCTAACATAGTGAAAGGTTGCCAATGGGCTCTACTGTACAG TACGGCAAGACATGGCATATCACTAAACACACTTATCCGAAAGAGTGCTGATCTGAACGGTCCAAGTTTATTG ATCTCCGGAGACAAGAAGGGTGCTGTATTTGGTGGCTTATTTGATTGCCCTTTAAAGGCTacttcaaaaagaaaatatcaa GGAACAAGTCAAAGTTTTGTTTTCACGACAATATATGGTGAATCAAGGCTATTCAGAGCAACTG GTGCGAATAGATACTTCTATTTGTGCTTGAATGATTTGATTGCTTTTGGAGGAGGTGCCAGCTTTGCTCTGCGCTTGAACGAAGATCT ATTATCTGGAACCAGTGGACCTTGTGAAACATTTGGGAACTCATGTTTAGCTCATGATCAAGAGTTTGTATTGAAGGATGTAGAG CTGTGGGGTTTTACACATGCATCTCAATACCTTACATGA
- the LOC121750208 gene encoding oxidation resistance protein 1-like isoform X2, protein MLSFLPSASFSWNRPNEQANGVTSTGSQSFQWRSKSFSLKDKPLDRTESYDDFQKENSGHGSVRSQNLDSFGSQLENSVPDAERSTSSGSSSDTFEDVFTPHSFEKSLPSFVDESVFISPDLYEFLEASLPNIVKGCQWALLYSTARHGISLNTLIRKSADLNGPSLLISGDKKGAVFGGLFDCPLKATSKRKYQGTSQSFVFTTIYGESRLFRATGANRYFYLCLNDLIAFGGGASFALRLNEDLLSGTSGPCETFGNSCLAHDQEFVLKDVELWGFTHASQYLT, encoded by the exons ATGCTTTCCTTTCTCCCCTCAGCCAGTTTCAGCTGGAACCGACCAAATGAGCAAGCTAACGGAGTTACGTCTACTGGTTCACAGTCGTTTCAATGGAGAAGTAAAAGTTTTTCTCTGAAAGATAAACCCTTGGATAGGACAGAAAGCTATGATgattttcaaaaagaaaatagtggACATGGCTCAGTGAGGAGCCAGAATCTTGATTCATTTGGCAGCCAATTAGAAAATTCAGTACCTGATGCTGAGAGAAGCACTAGTAGTGGCTCTAGCTCTGATACATTTGAAGATGTCTTTACGCCACATAGTTTTGAGAAGTCCTTGCCCAGCTTTGTCGATGAATCTGTGTTCATCTCTCCAGATTTATATGAGTTCCTCGAGGCATCACTCCCTAACATAGTGAAAGGTTGCCAATGGGCTCTACTGTACAG TACGGCAAGACATGGCATATCACTAAACACACTTATCCGAAAGAGTGCTGATCTGAACGGTCCAAGTTTATTG ATCTCCGGAGACAAGAAGGGTGCTGTATTTGGTGGCTTATTTGATTGCCCTTTAAAGGCTacttcaaaaagaaaatatcaa GGAACAAGTCAAAGTTTTGTTTTCACGACAATATATGGTGAATCAAGGCTATTCAGAGCAACTG GTGCGAATAGATACTTCTATTTGTGCTTGAATGATTTGATTGCTTTTGGAGGAGGTGCCAGCTTTGCTCTGCGCTTGAACGAAGATCT ATTATCTGGAACCAGTGGACCTTGTGAAACATTTGGGAACTCATGTTTAGCTCATGATCAAGAGTTTGTATTGAAGGATGTAGAG CTGTGGGGTTTTACACATGCATCTCAATACCTTACATGA